From the genome of Etheostoma spectabile isolate EspeVRDwgs_2016 chromosome 10, UIUC_Espe_1.0, whole genome shotgun sequence, one region includes:
- the gar1 gene encoding H/ACA ribonucleoprotein complex subunit 1 yields MSFRGGGGRGGRGGGGGRGGGGFGGGRGGGFGGGRGGGFGRGGGRGGFNRQQDYGPPEYVVALGEFVHPCEDDIVCKCTTEENKVPYFNAPVYLENKEQIGKVDEIFGQLRDFYFSVKLSENMKASSFKKLQKFYIDPMKLLPLQRFLPRPPGEKGPPRGGRGGRGGGRGGGRGGGFRGGRGGGFGGGRGGGFGGGRGGGGGGFRGRGGGGGRGFRGGR; encoded by the exons ATGTCTttcagaggaggaggtggacgaggagggagaggaggtggaggaggcagaggaggaggtggattcggaggaggaagaggaggtggatttggaggaggaagaggaggtggatTTGGACGTGGTGGGGGGAGAGGTGGTTTTAATAGACAACAAGACTACGGTCCTCCAGAGTATGTCGTCG CACTGGGAGAGTTCGTGCATCCATGTGAAGATGACATCGTGTGCAAGTGTACGACAGAGGAAAACAAAGTTCCCTACTTCAATGCCCCCGTCTACTTGGAAAACAAGGAGCAGATCGGGAAAGTGGATGAGATATTTGGCCAGCTCCGGGACTTT TATTTTTCAGTAAAACTTTCAGAAAATATGAAGGCGTCTTCCTTTAAGAAACTGCAGAAG TTTTATATAGATCCAATGAAGCTTCTCCCGCTGCAGAGGTTCCTCCCCAGGCCGCCAGGAGAGAAGGGTCCGCCAAGAGGAGGCCGAGGGGGTcgaggtggaggaagaggcgGTGGTCGTGGAG GTGGTTTCCGAGGTGGGCGCGGTGGAGGATTTGGAGGTGGTCGGGGTGGAGGATTTGGAGgtggacgaggaggaggaggaggaggcttcagaggaagaggaggtggaggaggccGTGGATTCAGAG GCGGGAGATGA